TCATTTCATGCTCATTGCCGGGTTGCTGGTCCTGGTGCTGGTCTGGAACTTTCTTCGGTTTCTCGGTTGCCATATACTATATGCTGTTGGTTAAGGATGTGTAATAAGGTGTGCAGGGGCTAGGTGAAAGACTGCCTCCTTTTTACTTAATTGCTCTGGAAGAGATACGTTTTATGGCCGTTTTCCGGAAAAGAGAGTAAAAACACGGAGGCGCGGCAGGCCAGAAAGCAGCCGGCGGCCTTCCTTTTCCTTAGACCAAAACCTACGCTTTATGTGGACCGAAAAAAACAACCATCTCACCCAGTCCTTCAGCTTCAAAGACTTTAAAGAAGCCTTCGCGTTCATGACCGACGTGGCCCAGGTGGCCGAGGAACTCAACCATCACCCGTGGTGGAGCAACGTCTACAACAAGGTAGAGTTCAGGCTCACCACCTATGACGCCGGCACCACCGTTACCCAAAAAGACCACGCGCTGGCCAAAAGGATAAGCGCGCTGGCCGAGCAATACAACGCCAAGCCCGGCAACGACTAGGGCCAGCAAGCGGCAAACCTGTTTTGAGCCTGTTTTCCGGAAAACGTGCCTAAAAGGCGTTTCCTCACTCAGAACTCAGAACTCATTTTTCCCTATCTTTGGCCTATGGCCGAGCCTGCAGAAGAAACCCGCTTATATTTAGTGCCCACGCCCATTGGCAACCTGGAGGATATCACCCTTCGGGCCATCCGTATTCTAAAGGAAGTGGACGTGGTTTTAGCCGAGGATACCCGCACCAGCGGCAAGCTCCTCAACCACCTGGGCATTGACAAGCGCATGCACAGCCACCACCTGCACAATGAGCACAAGGCGGTGGCGCACCTGGTAGAACGCCTGAAAAAGGGCGAGAAAATGGC
This Rufibacter radiotolerans DNA region includes the following protein-coding sequences:
- a CDS encoding 4a-hydroxytetrahydrobiopterin dehydratase, which gives rise to MWTEKNNHLTQSFSFKDFKEAFAFMTDVAQVAEELNHHPWWSNVYNKVEFRLTTYDAGTTVTQKDHALAKRISALAEQYNAKPGND